In Drosophila nasuta strain 15112-1781.00 chromosome 2R, ASM2355853v1, whole genome shotgun sequence, a single genomic region encodes these proteins:
- the LOC132787851 gene encoding protein SGT1 homolog gives MSVRYDWYQSETKVVITVLLKNATEKNYAVNIDAEKVHMTADGYELTLQLLHPIVVERSSHKAFPSKVEITLAKETGVRWDALEQKASNVTSDAPPPTRQVKNWDRLVSEEEKNDEKEAKGEAALNQLFKKIYNSSTPEVQKAMNKSFSESGGTVLSTNWNEVGKEKVDVKPPEGTEFRQWDQ, from the coding sequence ATGTCTGTGCGTTATGATTGGTATCAATCCGAGACAAAGGTGGTCATAACCGTGCTTTTGAAGAACGCAACTGAGAAGAATTACGCTGTAAATATTGATGCCGAAAAAGTTCATATGACTGCAGATGGTTACGAACTGACGCTTCAACTGCTGCATCCCATTGTTGTCGAGCGCTCATCACACAAAGCATTTCCGTCCAAGGTTGAAATCACTTTGGCCAAAGAAACCGGAGTGCGCTGGGATGCGCTTGAACAGAAGGCTAGCAATGTGACGTCCGATGCTCCGCCACCGACGCGTCAAGTAAAGAACTGGGATCGTTTGGTCAGTGAGGAAGAGAAGAATGACGAGAAGGAAGCCAAGGGCGAAGCAGCTTTAAATCAGTTATTTAAAAAGATCTACAACTCATCCACACCGGAGGTCCAGAAGGCCATGAACAAATCCTTCTCTGAATCTGGTGGCACTGTTCTGAGCACCAATTGGAATGAAGTCGGAAAAGAAAAGGTAGACGTCAAACCACCAGAAGGCACAGAATTTCGTCAATGGGATCAATAA
- the LOC132787849 gene encoding large ribosomal subunit protein uL1, translating into MMSLLSSMRALAVRQPTGEALRCLHLTAVTDAARKGTREKARKKKVKVEVKKVGFIPHNQRDKKINVKRADKHVDDSWKQVSKDDVYVGRYYRWPVYTVAEAIQCHRETHHPSMYNVPNAPLNVEIELNMQGEKATRFVDNFQRMAMIPHKFDHGEDRKIIVFTKGNEEVQAARDAGASLVGGIELIKDITSGELLLTDYQYIIAHPNILAELVALRGLMKRKFPNPKSETLGANLAEMIVKFSNGISYSASKDEYQQNFGLITASVGTLDMDAKHLEENISYLLRDVNTARPKRDGHFITRVLLKSAPSSEQLKIDPFVYVSEFYDKNAAKVKRDAEAVEETETKQATAVAN; encoded by the exons ATGATGTCGCTTTTATCGTCGATGCGCGCCCTTGCGGTGCGCCAGCCAACTGGCGAAGCGTTGCGTTGCCTGCACCTCACCGCGGTCACGGATGCGGCCAGAAAAGGAACCCGTGAGAAGGCACGTAAGAAGAAGGTTAAAGTGGAAGTGAAGAAGGTGGGATTCATCCCACACAACCAGCGTGACAAAAA AATCAATGTAAAGCGAGCGGATAAACATGTGGATGACTCCTGGAAGCAGGTGTCCAAGGATGATGTCTACGTGGGTCGCTATTACCGCTGGCCCGTTTACACAGTGGCCGAGGCGATTCAGTGCCATCGAGAGACACATCATCCCAGCATGTACAATGTGCCCAATGCGCCGCTCAATGTAGAGATTGAGTTGAACATGCAGGGCGAGAAGGCGACACGTTTTGTAGACAACTTTCAGCGCATGGCGATGATTCCACACAAGTTTGATCACGGTGAGGATCGTAAGATCATAGTATTCACAAAGGGCAAC GAGGAAGTTCAAGCGGCACGTGATGCGGGTGCATCGCTTGTTGGTGGTATTGAGCTGATCAAGGACATCACAAGTGGCGAACTATTATTGACCGACTATCAGTACATCATTGCACATCCCAACATACTCGCTGAACTCGTCGCTTTGCGTGGCTTAATGAAGCGCAAGTTTCCCAATCCCAAAAGCGAAACACTGGGCGCAAATCTGGCCGAAATGATTGTCAAGTTCTCCAATGGCATTAGCTACAGTGCTAGCAAAGATGAGTATCAACAGAACTTTGGTCTGATAACGGCGAGCGTTGGTACGCTGGACATGGATGCCAAGCATCTGGAGGAGAACATTAGCTATCTGTTGCGAGATGTGAACACAGCGCGTCCCAAACGCGATGGACACTTTATAACACGTGTCCTGCTGAAGAGTGCACCTAGCAGCGAACAATTAAAGATTGATCCGTTTGTCTATGTGTCGGAATTCTACGATAAGAACGCTGCCAAAGTGAAGAGAGACGCGGAAGCAGTGGAAGAGACAGAAACCAAACAGGCAACTGCCGTGGCAAATtag
- the LOC132787850 gene encoding GDP-fucose transporter 1, producing the protein MYKNLEEHNRLVNKYLKIFFVVALYWCTSILTVFVNKHLLSSDTVNLGAPLFMSWYQCVVSTIICYCMSRLSRKYPSVFTFPEGNPLDIDTFRKLLPLSVLYTLMIGANNLSLTYVTVAFYYIGRSLTTVFSVVLTYVILRQRTSFKCLLCCATIVIGFWLGVDQESLTTAFSWRGTVFGVLSSLALAMYSIQTKKALAHVNQEIWLLSYYNNLYSTILFLPLIVLNGELGTILAYPYMGAPWFWAAMTLSGFCGFAIGFVTALEIKVTSPLTHNISGTAKACAQTVIATQYYNDVRSAIWWTSNIVVLVASAAYTRVKQLEMLQQHQQRNAATLKA; encoded by the exons ATGTATAAAAATTTAGAGGAACACAATCGGCTTGTCAATAAATATCTCAAGATATTCTTTGTGGTGGCCTTGTATTG GTGCACCTCTATACTGACTGTGTTCGTGAACAAGCATCTGCTGAGCAGTGATACCGTTAACCTTGGAGCACCCCTGTTTATGTCTTGGTATCAATGTGTCGTGTCCACCATCATTTGTTATTGCATGAGTCGCCTCAGTCGCAAGTATCCAAGTGTGTTCACATTCCCCGAGGGAAATCCGTTGGATATCGACACATTCCGAAAACTGCTGCCGCTGTCCGTGCTCTATACGTTGATGATTGGCGCCAACAACTTGTCATTGACCTATGTAACCGTGGCCTTCTATTACATTGGGCGCTCTCTGACCACTGTCTTCAGTGTGGTGCTGACCTATGTGATACTGCGGCAACGCACCAGTTTCAAGTGCCTCTTATGCTGCGCCACCATTGTGATCGGCTTTTGGCTGGGCGTGGATCAGGAGAGCTTAACCACAGCCTTCTCGTGGCGTGGCACCGTCTTTGGAGTACTCAGCTCTTTGGCGTTGGCCATGTACTCGATTCAGACGAAGAAGGCGCTGGCTCATGTGAATCAGGAAATCTGGCTGCTCAGCTACTACAACAATCTGTACTCGACGATCCTCTTTCTGCCACTAATTGTGCTCAATGGGGAGCTGGGCACCATCTTGGCCTATCCATACATGGGGGCACCATGGTTCTGGGCTGCGATGACGCTGAGTGGATTTTGTGGTTTCGCCATTGGCTTTGTAACAGCTTTAGAGATAAAG GTTACCTCACCGCTAACGCACAACATCTCGGGCACGGCGAAAGCGTGCGCCCAGACAGTTATTGCCACGCAGTATTACAACGATGTGCGCTCAGCCATCTGGTGGACTTCGAATATAGTTGTGTTGGTCGCAAGTGCGGCATATACGCGGGTGAAGCAATTGGAAATGttgcaacagcatcagcagcgcaATGCGGCAACATTGAAAGCCTGA